In one window of Streptomyces sp. NBC_01224 DNA:
- a CDS encoding Asp23/Gls24 family envelope stress response protein has protein sequence MTDTPQRNRPESPDKESIPITKRGGGDPATRGRTTIADGVVEKIAGMAARDVVGVHAMGSGFARTFGAVRERVPGGGKSVTRGVKAEVGESQTALDLEIVVDYGVSIADVARDVRENVVAAVERMTGLEVVEVNIAVSDVKLPDEEEEEPEPRLQ, from the coding sequence ATGACCGACACCCCACAGCGGAACCGTCCCGAGAGCCCCGACAAGGAATCGATCCCGATCACCAAGCGCGGCGGGGGAGACCCCGCCACCCGTGGCCGTACGACCATCGCGGACGGCGTGGTCGAGAAGATCGCGGGAATGGCGGCACGCGACGTGGTCGGTGTCCATGCGATGGGCAGCGGCTTCGCGCGTACGTTCGGAGCGGTGCGCGAACGGGTACCCGGAGGTGGGAAGTCCGTCACCCGAGGGGTAAAGGCGGAGGTCGGCGAATCACAGACCGCCCTCGACCTGGAGATCGTCGTCGACTACGGCGTGTCGATCGCCGATGTCGCCCGGGACGTACGGGAGAACGTGGTCGCGGCGGTCGAGAGGATGACGGGCCTCGAAGTCGTAGAGGTCAATATCGCGGTCAGCGATGTGAAGCTGCCCGACGAGGAAGAGGAAGAGCCCGAGCCACGTCTCCAGTAG
- a CDS encoding amidohydrolase family protein, whose protein sequence is MTDDPYLIISSDCHAGLPTEEYRPYLDARFHREFDEFLAGRDRRRAEMTRLGVRNEAFADKWFHDNEEGLKGGWDTAQRLKELDGDGVAAEVVFPDADAVDSRTAAPFGVGLGLSGDQDPELGMAGAQAHNRWLADLVSQNPERHCGVALLPVTGEVERVVAEIHRAKESGLGALMIPSMWVDKAPYHDRRYDPVWAAAAETGMPVVTHSGAAPRHEYGDHLGIYVSEVTWWPSRPLWFLLWSGAFERHPGLRFGVAESGCWWLPNLLWFMDRLYLGAHGGKKLSPFAELKRPPHEYLDRQVFICATNTKRRELAQRYEIGVDNILWGSDFPHPEGTWPNTANWLRNTFHDIPVAETRRMLGLAAAEVFGFDTAKLAPIAERIGPTPEDLGQSADQTAVEASWARSREVGRHWLTDHDFPVLGVQ, encoded by the coding sequence ATGACCGACGACCCGTACCTGATCATCTCCTCCGACTGCCACGCCGGGCTGCCCACCGAGGAGTACCGGCCCTATCTCGACGCCCGCTTCCACCGGGAGTTCGACGAATTCCTCGCCGGGCGCGACCGCCGCCGTGCGGAGATGACCCGCCTCGGCGTACGCAACGAGGCCTTCGCCGACAAGTGGTTCCACGACAACGAGGAGGGCCTGAAGGGCGGTTGGGACACCGCACAGCGTCTCAAGGAGCTCGACGGCGACGGGGTGGCGGCCGAGGTCGTCTTTCCCGACGCGGACGCCGTCGACAGCCGGACCGCCGCCCCGTTCGGCGTGGGCCTCGGGCTCTCCGGCGACCAGGATCCGGAACTGGGCATGGCGGGAGCGCAGGCCCACAACCGCTGGCTCGCCGACCTCGTCTCGCAGAACCCCGAACGCCACTGCGGGGTCGCCCTGTTGCCCGTCACCGGCGAGGTCGAACGGGTCGTCGCCGAGATCCACCGGGCCAAGGAGTCCGGACTCGGGGCGCTGATGATTCCCTCCATGTGGGTGGACAAGGCCCCGTACCACGACCGCCGTTACGACCCTGTGTGGGCGGCCGCCGCCGAGACGGGGATGCCGGTCGTCACGCACTCCGGGGCGGCCCCGCGCCACGAGTACGGCGACCACCTCGGGATCTATGTCTCCGAGGTCACCTGGTGGCCGTCCCGCCCGCTCTGGTTCCTGCTCTGGTCGGGCGCCTTCGAACGCCATCCCGGGCTGAGGTTCGGCGTCGCCGAGTCCGGCTGCTGGTGGCTGCCGAACCTCCTCTGGTTCATGGACCGGCTCTACCTCGGCGCCCACGGCGGAAAGAAACTCTCCCCGTTCGCCGAACTGAAGCGCCCCCCGCACGAGTACCTCGACCGCCAGGTCTTCATCTGCGCCACCAACACCAAACGCCGCGAACTCGCCCAGCGGTACGAGATCGGCGTCGACAACATCCTGTGGGGCAGCGACTTCCCGCACCCCGAAGGCACCTGGCCGAACACCGCGAACTGGCTGCGCAACACCTTCCACGACATCCCGGTGGCCGAGACCCGCCGCATGCTGGGCCTCGCCGCGGCCGAGGTCTTCGGCTTCGACACGGCGAAGCTCGCCCCGATCGCCGAGCGCATCGGCCCCACACCCGAGGATCTGGGCCAGAGCGCCGACCAGACAGCGGTCGAGGCGTCCTGGGCCAGGTCGCGCGAAGTGGGCCGGCACTGGCTGACCGACCACGACTTCCCGGTCCTGGGGGTTCAGTGA
- a CDS encoding acetoacetate decarboxylase family protein — MARVRYGARTEAEIAAARAARSTLPDIWSTGVVALWESDPDAVAAVLPPPLKPAERPLVRANISTVELPGYPLGAGSVAVAAVHDGHEGWYPLVMPMTHERALIGGREVFGEPKKLGEVTVERDGLVVRAALARHGIAFVEVRGAVSGPLPLPRPTAKLDFYFKFLPAVDGEGFDSDPVLIHCTRHEKVRRLERISGDVVLRESVYDPVADLPVRRLVDLTIGEKTSDQRGRAVERVSAQALLPYIHQRYDDPQQIHDGPPEGSVR, encoded by the coding sequence ATGGCACGTGTACGGTACGGCGCGCGCACCGAGGCCGAGATCGCGGCGGCCCGCGCGGCCCGCTCCACGCTCCCCGACATCTGGTCCACCGGTGTGGTGGCCCTCTGGGAGAGCGACCCCGACGCGGTCGCGGCCGTCCTTCCGCCGCCCCTCAAGCCCGCCGAGCGCCCGCTCGTCCGGGCCAACATCAGTACGGTCGAACTCCCCGGCTACCCACTCGGTGCGGGCTCCGTCGCCGTCGCCGCCGTCCACGACGGCCACGAGGGCTGGTATCCGCTCGTCATGCCGATGACCCATGAACGGGCTCTGATCGGCGGCCGTGAGGTGTTCGGCGAACCGAAGAAGCTCGGCGAGGTGACCGTCGAACGCGACGGCCTCGTCGTCCGTGCCGCGCTCGCCCGGCACGGCATCGCGTTCGTCGAGGTGCGCGGCGCGGTCAGCGGGCCGCTCCCGCTGCCGCGGCCGACGGCCAAGCTCGACTTCTACTTCAAATTCCTGCCCGCGGTGGACGGCGAGGGCTTCGACTCCGACCCCGTCCTGATCCACTGCACCCGTCACGAGAAGGTCCGCAGACTGGAACGCATCTCGGGCGATGTGGTGCTGCGCGAGTCGGTGTACGACCCGGTCGCCGACCTCCCCGTACGACGGCTGGTCGACCTCACCATCGGCGAGAAGACCAGCGACCAGCGGGGCAGGGCCGTGGAGCGGGTGAGCGCCCAGGCCCTGCTGCCGTACATCCACCAGCGTTACGACGACCCGCAGCAGATCCACGACGGCCCGCCGGAAGGAAGCGTCCGATGA
- a CDS encoding SDR family NAD(P)-dependent oxidoreductase, translating into MRLEEGQVAVVTGAASGIGLAMARRFAAEGLRVVLADVEEGALDKAAGELRENGAQVLARVVDVSERDSVQALADAAYDTFGAVHVLCNNAGVGSGAEGRMWEHEPNDWKWAFAVNVWGVFHGIQAFVPRMIAGGDPGHVVNTSSGDGGIAPLPTASVYAVTKSAVVTMTESLYAHLKAEGAAVGASVLFPGPHMLRTGLWESHRNRPERYAKERPRRTPYRSLGQWESAMRAAGHEVEFTPVEDVAGTVVDGIRADRFWMLPDSEHSDRQIRARSQSMLDRTNPSYLESFILD; encoded by the coding sequence ATGAGACTCGAGGAGGGCCAGGTCGCCGTCGTCACCGGCGCCGCGAGCGGCATCGGCCTGGCGATGGCACGCAGGTTCGCTGCCGAGGGGCTGAGGGTCGTCCTCGCCGATGTGGAGGAAGGCGCGCTCGACAAGGCGGCGGGCGAGCTGCGCGAGAACGGTGCGCAGGTGCTGGCGCGGGTGGTCGACGTCAGCGAGCGGGACTCCGTCCAGGCTCTCGCCGACGCCGCGTACGACACCTTCGGCGCCGTCCATGTGCTGTGCAACAACGCGGGCGTCGGCTCCGGTGCCGAAGGGCGGATGTGGGAGCACGAGCCGAACGACTGGAAGTGGGCGTTCGCGGTCAATGTGTGGGGTGTCTTCCACGGCATCCAGGCGTTCGTGCCGCGCATGATCGCGGGCGGCGACCCCGGCCATGTCGTCAACACCTCGTCCGGCGACGGCGGGATCGCCCCGCTGCCGACCGCCTCCGTGTACGCGGTCACCAAGTCCGCCGTCGTCACGATGACCGAGTCGCTGTACGCACATCTGAAGGCGGAGGGCGCGGCGGTCGGCGCCTCGGTGCTCTTCCCCGGCCCGCACATGCTCCGTACCGGACTGTGGGAGTCGCACCGCAACCGGCCGGAGCGGTACGCCAAGGAGCGCCCGCGCAGGACCCCGTACCGCAGCCTCGGCCAGTGGGAGTCCGCCATGCGGGCGGCGGGCCACGAGGTGGAGTTCACCCCGGTGGAGGACGTCGCGGGGACCGTCGTGGACGGGATACGCGCCGACCGCTTCTGGATGCTGCCGGACAGCGAGCACAGCGACCGGCAGATCCGCGCCAGGTCGCAGTCGATGCTCGACCGGACCAACCCGTCGTACCTGGAGAGCTTCATACTCGACTGA
- a CDS encoding DEDDh family exonuclease, with amino-acid sequence MTMLDDRQTAAPWPTAYPQGYAVVDVETTGLARDDRIVSAAVYRLDAQGNVEDHWYTLVNPLRDPGPVWIHGLTSDVLEGAPLFPEVAAQLSERLANRVLVAHNAAFDWSMLAREYARASVIAPVEQRLCTIALSKELRLPLPNHKLESLAAHFGVVQQRAHHALDDARVLAEAFRPSLHAAARGGVRLPLLECRPLTEWSDSPVTPRVGYQPSYGQNSWRPSRKRPACPYPNPGRYEKDKPLMQGMRVAFSGDTSVDRELLEDRAVEAGLHVATSVSRLTSLLVTNDPDSATSKTVKAKSFGTPVLDESAFTHLLRDVAPASTRAAAPSSE; translated from the coding sequence GTGACCATGCTCGACGACCGCCAGACCGCAGCACCGTGGCCGACCGCCTACCCGCAGGGGTACGCGGTCGTCGACGTGGAGACCACCGGACTCGCACGGGACGACCGGATAGTGTCCGCTGCCGTCTACCGCCTGGACGCGCAGGGCAATGTCGAGGACCACTGGTACACCCTCGTCAACCCTCTGCGTGATCCCGGTCCGGTCTGGATCCACGGGCTGACCAGTGATGTCCTCGAAGGCGCTCCGCTCTTCCCGGAGGTCGCCGCCCAGCTCTCCGAGCGGCTCGCGAACCGCGTACTCGTCGCGCACAACGCGGCTTTCGACTGGTCGATGCTGGCCCGGGAGTACGCACGGGCCTCGGTCATCGCCCCCGTCGAGCAGCGACTGTGCACCATCGCGCTGTCCAAGGAGCTGCGGCTGCCGCTGCCCAACCACAAGCTGGAGTCGCTGGCCGCGCACTTCGGAGTCGTGCAGCAGCGCGCCCACCATGCCCTGGACGACGCCCGGGTGCTGGCCGAGGCGTTCCGGCCGAGTCTGCATGCGGCGGCGCGGGGCGGGGTGCGGCTGCCGTTGCTGGAGTGCCGGCCGTTGACCGAGTGGTCGGACTCCCCGGTCACACCGCGGGTCGGCTACCAGCCTTCGTACGGTCAGAACAGCTGGCGTCCCTCACGTAAGCGTCCGGCGTGCCCGTATCCGAACCCCGGACGGTACGAGAAGGACAAACCTCTCATGCAGGGCATGCGGGTGGCGTTCTCGGGGGACACCTCCGTCGACCGCGAGCTGCTGGAGGACCGGGCCGTGGAGGCCGGGCTGCACGTGGCGACCAGTGTGTCCCGGCTGACCAGCCTGCTCGTCACCAATGACCCGGACTCGGCGACGTCGAAGACGGTGAAGGCGAAGTCGTTCGGCACACCGGTTCTGGACGAGAGCGCGTTCACCCATCTGTTGCGCGATGTGGCGCCGGCGTCGACGCGGGCGGCCGCGCCGTCATCGGAGTGA
- a CDS encoding glycoside hydrolase family 15 protein, translating into MTPFIEDYALIGDLQTAALVGRNGSVDWLCLPRFDSGACFAALLGDEDNGHWRIAPKDAGTCTRRAYAGDSLVLETFWETRTGTVKVIDFMPQRDQEPDVMRIVEGISGTVDMSSVIRLRFDFGSVVPWVRRSQGHRVAVAGPDSAWLRSEPPVRTWGQQFSTCSSFTVSEGEQVAFVLTWHPSHSPRPDLVDPFEALKSTLSDWAEWSAQCKYRGPYREAVIRSLITLKALTFGPTGGIVAAPTTSLPEEIGGVRNWDYRFCWLRDSTLTLGALISAGYLEEAAAWRDWLLRAVAGDPADLQIMYGLAGERRLPESELPWLTGYENSSPVRIGNAAVRQRQLDVYGEVIDSLRLAREAGLDDKPHAWSLQLSLLGFLESTWREPDEGLWEIRGQRRHFVHSKVMAWVAADRAVRTLEKNPSLAGDAERWRVMRDAVHREVCEKGFDPVRNTFTQSYGSRNLDAATLLIPRTGFLPPDDPRMIGTVDAVRDELGSGCLVRRYSTDGSSIDGLPGSEGAFLACSFWLADALLLTGRAEEAGELFEQLLALRNDVGLLAEEYDIVGHRQLGNFPQAFSHIGLVGTAMALAGENTMEGDTAG; encoded by the coding sequence GTGACCCCATTCATCGAGGACTATGCCCTCATCGGCGATCTGCAGACGGCCGCCCTGGTCGGCAGGAACGGTTCTGTCGACTGGCTCTGCCTGCCTCGCTTCGATTCGGGCGCCTGCTTCGCGGCCCTGCTCGGCGACGAGGACAACGGCCATTGGCGGATCGCCCCGAAGGACGCGGGCACCTGCACCCGGCGCGCCTATGCGGGTGACTCCCTCGTCCTGGAGACGTTCTGGGAGACGCGCACCGGCACGGTCAAGGTCATCGACTTCATGCCGCAGCGCGACCAGGAACCCGATGTCATGCGGATCGTCGAGGGCATCAGCGGCACCGTCGACATGAGTTCCGTGATCCGGCTGCGCTTCGACTTCGGTTCGGTCGTGCCGTGGGTGCGCCGCTCGCAGGGGCACCGGGTGGCGGTCGCGGGACCGGACTCGGCCTGGCTGCGCAGCGAGCCGCCGGTCAGAACGTGGGGCCAGCAGTTCTCCACCTGTTCGTCGTTCACCGTCTCCGAGGGCGAACAGGTGGCGTTCGTCCTGACCTGGCACCCCTCGCACTCGCCCCGCCCCGATCTCGTCGACCCGTTCGAGGCGTTGAAGAGCACCCTGTCCGACTGGGCGGAGTGGTCCGCGCAGTGCAAGTACCGGGGCCCGTACCGGGAGGCGGTGATCCGCTCGCTGATCACGTTGAAGGCGCTCACCTTCGGCCCGACCGGCGGCATCGTGGCGGCTCCCACCACCTCACTGCCCGAGGAGATCGGCGGCGTACGGAACTGGGACTACCGTTTCTGCTGGCTGCGGGACTCCACCCTCACCCTCGGTGCCCTCATCTCGGCCGGTTATCTGGAGGAGGCCGCCGCCTGGCGGGACTGGCTGCTGCGGGCCGTCGCCGGGGACCCGGCCGACCTGCAGATCATGTACGGCCTGGCGGGCGAGCGCAGGCTGCCCGAGTCGGAGCTGCCGTGGCTGACCGGATACGAGAACTCCAGCCCGGTCCGGATCGGTAACGCCGCGGTCCGCCAGCGTCAGCTCGATGTGTACGGAGAGGTCATCGACTCGTTGCGGCTCGCGCGCGAGGCGGGCCTGGACGACAAGCCGCACGCCTGGAGTCTTCAGCTCAGCCTGCTCGGCTTCCTGGAGTCCACCTGGCGCGAGCCGGACGAGGGGCTGTGGGAGATCAGGGGGCAGCGCCGCCACTTCGTGCACTCCAAGGTGATGGCCTGGGTCGCCGCCGACCGTGCCGTACGCACCCTGGAGAAGAACCCCTCGCTGGCCGGCGACGCCGAGCGGTGGCGGGTGATGCGGGACGCCGTGCACCGGGAGGTGTGCGAGAAGGGATTCGACCCGGTACGGAACACCTTCACGCAGTCCTACGGCTCCCGGAACCTGGACGCCGCGACGCTGCTGATCCCCCGGACCGGGTTCCTGCCGCCGGACGATCCCCGGATGATCGGGACGGTCGACGCGGTCCGGGACGAGCTGGGCAGCGGCTGCCTGGTCCGCCGCTACAGCACGGACGGCAGCTCGATCGACGGACTGCCCGGCAGCGAAGGGGCCTTTCTGGCGTGCTCGTTCTGGCTGGCCGACGCCCTGCTCCTGACCGGGCGCGCCGAGGAGGCCGGAGAACTCTTCGAGCAGCTCCTGGCGCTCCGCAACGATGTGGGGCTGCTCGCCGAGGAGTACGACATCGTCGGGCACAGGCAGCTCGGCAACTTCCCGCAGGCGTTCAGCCACATCGGGCTGGTGGGCACCGCCATGGCGCTGGCCGGGGAGAACACGATGGAGGGCGACACGGCAGGATAG
- a CDS encoding SURF1 family cytochrome oxidase biogenesis protein, whose translation MYRFLLTRQWLILALLSLVLIPTMVELGFWQLHRHEHKVAQNSLISHNLKAKPVPVASLTSPGHTVPRSDYWRAVTATGTYDTAHEVVVRRRTSTDGRIGVHVLIPLDLKGGGTVLVNRGWVPSADSQRAFPDVPAVPKGEVTVTGRLKADETTSASGIKDISDLPDRQVMLINSAQEAKRLSRPVLGGYIEQTGPEPSGDSPELIAAPDDSSIGPHMAYAVQWWLFAAGVPVGFVVLARREKRDRVEAAAKAAAGEQDASEPKKPEQPEPATA comes from the coding sequence GTGTACCGCTTCCTGTTGACCCGGCAGTGGCTGATCCTCGCCCTCCTCTCCCTCGTCCTGATTCCCACGATGGTCGAACTGGGCTTCTGGCAGCTGCACCGGCATGAGCACAAGGTCGCGCAGAACTCTCTGATCTCCCACAACCTCAAGGCGAAACCGGTTCCGGTCGCCTCGCTCACCTCTCCGGGTCACACGGTCCCGCGCTCCGACTACTGGCGAGCGGTGACGGCCACGGGTACGTACGACACCGCGCACGAGGTGGTCGTACGCCGCAGGACCTCCACCGACGGCCGGATCGGCGTCCATGTACTGATCCCGCTCGACCTCAAGGGCGGCGGCACGGTCCTGGTCAACCGCGGCTGGGTACCCTCCGCCGACAGCCAGCGCGCCTTCCCCGACGTACCGGCCGTGCCCAAGGGCGAAGTGACCGTCACCGGGCGACTCAAGGCCGACGAGACGACGAGCGCCAGCGGCATCAAGGACATCTCGGACCTGCCGGACCGCCAGGTGATGCTGATCAACAGCGCCCAGGAGGCCAAGAGGCTCTCCCGGCCCGTGCTCGGCGGCTACATCGAGCAGACCGGACCCGAGCCCTCCGGCGACTCCCCGGAACTGATCGCGGCTCCCGACGACAGCTCGATCGGCCCGCACATGGCGTACGCCGTGCAGTGGTGGCTGTTCGCCGCCGGTGTCCCGGTCGGCTTCGTGGTCCTCGCCCGCAGGGAGAAGCGCGACCGGGTGGAGGCCGCGGCCAAGGCCGCCGCCGGGGAGCAGGATGCCTCCGAGCCGAAGAAGCCGGAGCAGCCGGAACCCGCGACGGCCTGA
- a CDS encoding TetR/AcrR family transcriptional regulator: MARSSLTREEVLDTAGALVKRNGPQALTMRALAAELGTAVTSIYWHVGNRESLLDALVERTVQEMGTLRPAGRTPAARIVSVARGLHRELRARPHLIAMVHERGLTERMFLPAQQALVHEVHAAGLRGARAAAAVRAVQFQTVGFLLVERNRERSPVQSPGEGDLWAASTADDDPALARALARPADPDRLFADSVRALVEGLLAGSVQQRSRRGTGMRGRETAE; encoded by the coding sequence GTGGCGCGATCGTCACTGACCCGCGAAGAGGTCCTGGACACGGCCGGCGCCCTGGTGAAGCGGAACGGCCCGCAGGCCCTCACCATGCGCGCTCTCGCCGCGGAACTGGGCACCGCGGTCACGTCGATCTACTGGCACGTCGGCAATCGTGAATCGCTGCTGGACGCCCTCGTCGAGCGCACCGTGCAGGAGATGGGCACCCTCCGCCCGGCCGGCCGGACCCCGGCGGCCCGTATCGTCTCCGTCGCCCGCGGCCTGCACCGCGAACTGCGGGCCAGGCCGCATCTGATCGCGATGGTCCACGAACGAGGGCTCACCGAGCGGATGTTCCTCCCCGCGCAACAGGCCCTCGTCCACGAGGTGCACGCCGCGGGGCTGCGCGGGGCGCGGGCGGCGGCAGCGGTGCGCGCGGTGCAGTTCCAGACCGTCGGCTTCCTGCTCGTCGAACGCAACCGGGAGCGGTCCCCCGTCCAGTCACCCGGCGAGGGCGATCTGTGGGCCGCGTCCACCGCGGACGACGACCCGGCGCTGGCCCGCGCACTGGCCCGGCCCGCCGACCCGGACCGGCTGTTCGCGGATTCTGTACGTGCCCTGGTGGAGGGGCTGCTGGCCGGGTCCGTACAACAGCGGTCGCGCCGTGGAACCGGCATGCGGGGGCGGGAGACAGCCGAATAG
- a CDS encoding DUF6286 domain-containing protein, with amino-acid sequence MTEPHEPEHRTQRLPITRPVEQETVLELDQSASSAAYDPVPAQQESGGRAGRFWSARRIPAAILALVILGGTGLLLYDVAAVRAHHPAMQWRRTLADELAGRPLDNVWVLAGAAAAVAIGLWLLVLAVTPGLRDLLPMRRDRPGVRAGLDRAAAALVLRDRAIEVSGVQSVRVRMGRGKVGVRAVSHFRELDDVRADLDTVLGTGIKDLGLARPPSLSVHVRRPTKKG; translated from the coding sequence ATGACCGAGCCCCACGAACCGGAACACCGTACGCAACGGCTGCCCATCACCCGGCCCGTCGAGCAGGAGACCGTGCTCGAACTCGACCAGTCCGCCTCGTCCGCCGCCTACGACCCGGTGCCCGCGCAGCAGGAGAGCGGCGGCAGGGCGGGCCGTTTCTGGTCCGCGCGCCGCATCCCCGCGGCAATCCTCGCCCTGGTGATCCTCGGCGGCACCGGTCTGCTGCTCTACGACGTGGCGGCGGTACGGGCCCACCACCCGGCGATGCAGTGGCGCCGCACGCTGGCCGACGAGCTCGCCGGCCGGCCGCTGGACAACGTCTGGGTGCTGGCCGGCGCGGCGGCCGCCGTGGCGATCGGCCTGTGGCTGCTCGTGCTCGCCGTCACCCCCGGACTCCGCGACCTGCTGCCGATGCGCCGCGACCGCCCCGGTGTACGGGCCGGCCTCGACCGGGCCGCGGCCGCACTGGTCCTGCGGGACCGGGCCATCGAGGTGTCGGGTGTGCAGTCGGTACGGGTCCGGATGGGCCGGGGCAAGGTCGGGGTGCGTGCGGTGTCGCACTTTCGTGAACTCGACGACGTAAGGGCCGATCTGGACACCGTGCTCGGGACCGGCATCAAGGACCTGGGCCTGGCCAGGCCGCCGAGCCTGTCCGTACATGTCCGCCGTCCCACGAAGAAGGGGTGA
- a CDS encoding SDR family oxidoreductase, translating to MDLGLKDRVYILTGASRGLGNATARALAEDGARVIITGRDEKRVEAAAAELGPDAVGLAADNADPACAQRLVDSAHERFGRLDGILISVGGPAPGFVADNTDEQWQSAFESVFLGAVRLARAAAATLGEGGVIGFVLSGSVYEPIAGLTISNGLRPGLAGFAKSLADELGPRGIRVVGVLPGRIGTDRMRELDALSGDAEASRTANEAGIPLRRYGAPEEFGRTAAFLLSPAASYLTGIMIPVDGGSRHGF from the coding sequence ATGGATCTTGGACTGAAGGACCGTGTGTACATCCTCACCGGAGCGAGCCGGGGGCTGGGCAACGCCACGGCGCGGGCGCTGGCCGAGGACGGCGCGAGGGTGATCATCACCGGCCGGGACGAGAAGCGCGTCGAGGCGGCCGCTGCCGAGCTGGGGCCGGACGCCGTCGGCCTCGCTGCGGACAACGCCGACCCCGCCTGTGCGCAGCGTCTGGTGGACAGCGCGCACGAGCGTTTCGGGCGGCTCGACGGCATTCTCATCAGCGTCGGCGGACCGGCGCCCGGCTTCGTCGCCGACAACACCGACGAGCAGTGGCAGTCGGCCTTCGAGTCGGTGTTCCTGGGCGCGGTGCGCCTTGCCAGGGCCGCGGCGGCCACGCTCGGCGAGGGCGGAGTCATCGGCTTCGTGCTCTCCGGCTCCGTGTACGAGCCGATCGCCGGGCTGACGATCTCCAACGGTCTGCGCCCCGGCCTGGCCGGTTTCGCCAAGTCCCTGGCCGACGAGCTCGGCCCCCGGGGCATCCGCGTGGTAGGGGTGCTGCCGGGCCGGATCGGCACGGACCGGATGCGTGAGCTGGATGCGCTCTCGGGCGATGCGGAAGCCTCTCGTACGGCCAATGAGGCAGGTATTCCGCTGCGACGCTACGGCGCTCCGGAGGAGTTCGGCAGGACAGCGGCGTTCCTGCTCTCGCCCGCGGCGTCGTACCTGACGGGCATCATGATTCCGGTCGACGGCGGCTCCCGGCACGGCTTCTGA
- the amaP gene encoding alkaline shock response membrane anchor protein AmaP, which produces MSPLLRTVNRVLLGLAGLVLICGGGAVLAAGLGLSVPSWWPWYGKGDVLLSVADRDRWRGEGWWWPTVIAVLAVAVVLALWWLLAQPRRARLAEVLVDSGDGEGALLRGRALEGVLADEAGALDGVARAQVVLTGRRSSPHARIRLLMEPHAAPDEALGRLTDEALAHARDSAGLAQLPAEVRLRAVKHRAERVS; this is translated from the coding sequence GTGAGCCCGTTGCTCAGGACCGTCAACCGGGTACTGCTCGGCCTGGCCGGGCTGGTGCTGATCTGCGGCGGCGGTGCGGTGCTCGCGGCCGGGCTCGGCCTCTCCGTACCGTCCTGGTGGCCCTGGTACGGCAAGGGCGATGTGCTCCTCAGTGTGGCCGACCGGGACCGTTGGCGCGGCGAGGGCTGGTGGTGGCCGACGGTGATCGCGGTCCTGGCCGTCGCGGTCGTCCTCGCCCTGTGGTGGCTGCTGGCCCAGCCGCGCCGCGCCCGTCTCGCCGAGGTGCTTGTGGACAGCGGCGACGGCGAGGGCGCGCTCCTGCGGGGCCGGGCCCTGGAGGGGGTGCTCGCCGATGAGGCGGGGGCCTTGGACGGGGTGGCCCGCGCCCAGGTCGTGCTGACCGGCCGGCGTAGTTCGCCGCACGCCAGGATCCGCCTGCTGATGGAGCCGCACGCGGCGCCGGACGAGGCGCTCGGCCGCCTCACCGACGAGGCGCTGGCCCATGCGCGGGATTCGGCGGGGCTGGCGCAGCTCCCGGCCGAGGTGCGGTTGAGGGCGGTCAAGCACCGTGCGGAAAGGGTGAGCTGA